From a single Microbacterium murale genomic region:
- a CDS encoding type II secretion system F family protein, with product MTLLVGAVLAAGLLLCASPWLWPHREKDERPAAGRGWLVRLIDEAGYASVPQRTVVVVIIAVALAAAAAVWLITGIPALAVLAAIGGASAPVAFLRSRRLRLLKARRQLWPDVCDLLIASIRVGLSLPDAVASLAESAPAMVRPAFAVFARDLHSTGRFESSIERLKTSLADPIADRIVETLKMARQVGGTELTGVLRALSSSVRADAALRGEVEARQSWIRGAAVLGVVAPWVILGLLALRPEGAQAYTSPEGVLVICGGAAVSVVAFRIMVRIGRLPEPRRWFA from the coding sequence ATGACGTTGCTCGTCGGTGCGGTTCTCGCTGCGGGGCTGCTTCTGTGTGCGTCGCCGTGGCTGTGGCCGCACCGAGAGAAGGACGAACGTCCTGCTGCCGGACGCGGGTGGCTCGTTCGATTGATCGACGAGGCCGGCTACGCATCGGTTCCGCAACGCACCGTCGTGGTGGTGATCATCGCCGTCGCGCTGGCTGCGGCTGCCGCCGTGTGGCTGATCACCGGCATCCCGGCGCTGGCGGTTCTCGCCGCGATCGGAGGAGCGTCCGCCCCGGTCGCGTTCTTGCGGTCGCGTCGTCTGCGACTGCTCAAGGCGCGAAGGCAGCTGTGGCCTGACGTCTGCGACCTCCTGATCGCTTCGATCCGTGTAGGCCTGTCGCTGCCGGATGCGGTGGCATCGCTCGCAGAGTCGGCACCCGCGATGGTGCGTCCGGCGTTCGCCGTGTTCGCCAGAGACCTGCACTCCACGGGCCGTTTCGAGAGCAGCATCGAGCGGCTGAAGACCTCACTCGCCGACCCCATCGCCGACCGGATCGTCGAGACCCTCAAGATGGCGCGCCAGGTGGGCGGAACCGAACTCACCGGAGTGCTGCGGGCGTTGTCGTCATCGGTGCGTGCGGATGCCGCGCTGCGCGGAGAAGTCGAGGCGCGGCAGTCGTGGATCCGCGGAGCGGCGGTGCTGGGAGTCGTCGCGCCATGGGTCATTCTCGGATTGCTGGCGCTGCGTCCGGAGGGCGCGCAGGCGTATACGAGTCCAGAGGGCGTGCTCGTGATCTGCGGTGGTGCGGCTGTCTCCGTCGTGGCGTTCCGCATCATGGTGCGGATCGGTCGGCTCCCGGAACCCAGACGGTGGTTCGCATGA
- a CDS encoding CpaF family protein produces the protein MSQTSLVVAERVRRRLRAERTDPSLAPEEARRVAQAEVRRHNDLALSRGEATIDDETACVRDVLASVSGFGPLQPLLDDPEIEEIWLNGPDRVYVAREGVSERLPLRLTDAMVRDLVERMLQATGRRVDISQPFVDASLPDGSRLHVAIADVVRGSWAVNIRKFLPRYRTLEALVELGTLPAHVAEMLSRAMRDGLSVIVSGATHAGKTTLLGALLASCAGTQRIITVEETFELAVDGPDLVALQGRQASLEGSGEITLRRLVKEALRMRPDRLVVGEVRDAEALDLVLALNTGVPGAGTVHANSAVEALEKLTILPLLAGRNIDRAFIAPALAASVSMVVHCARDAAGGRRVTEVIAPTGEVVEGRIITRSLFRAEPAV, from the coding sequence GTGAGCCAGACCTCCCTCGTCGTCGCCGAGCGTGTGCGCCGGCGTCTGCGCGCGGAGCGGACTGATCCTTCTCTGGCGCCGGAGGAGGCCAGGCGGGTCGCGCAGGCCGAGGTGCGACGGCACAACGACCTGGCTTTGTCGCGAGGGGAAGCGACGATCGATGATGAGACGGCCTGCGTGCGGGATGTTCTCGCATCGGTCAGCGGTTTCGGGCCCCTTCAACCGCTCCTCGATGATCCCGAGATCGAGGAGATCTGGTTGAACGGGCCCGACCGCGTCTACGTCGCCCGTGAAGGCGTATCGGAACGACTCCCACTGCGATTGACCGACGCGATGGTGCGCGACCTCGTGGAACGGATGCTGCAGGCCACCGGCCGCCGCGTCGACATCAGCCAGCCGTTCGTCGATGCGTCCCTGCCCGATGGTTCGCGACTGCATGTCGCCATCGCCGATGTCGTTCGAGGCTCGTGGGCCGTCAACATCCGCAAGTTCCTGCCTCGATACCGCACTCTGGAGGCGCTGGTCGAACTGGGAACGCTGCCGGCTCACGTCGCGGAGATGCTGAGCCGTGCGATGCGAGACGGGCTCAGTGTGATCGTGTCCGGCGCGACCCATGCCGGCAAGACCACGCTTCTCGGTGCTCTGCTGGCCTCGTGCGCGGGCACGCAACGCATCATCACCGTGGAGGAGACCTTCGAACTGGCCGTGGACGGGCCCGATCTCGTCGCGTTGCAGGGGCGCCAGGCGAGTCTGGAGGGCAGCGGAGAGATCACGCTGCGACGCCTCGTGAAAGAAGCCCTGCGCATGCGGCCGGATCGCCTCGTCGTCGGTGAAGTCCGCGACGCGGAAGCCCTCGACTTGGTGCTCGCTTTGAACACCGGCGTGCCGGGCGCGGGAACAGTGCACGCGAACTCGGCGGTGGAGGCTCTTGAGAAGCTCACGATCCTGCCGCTGCTGGCCGGGCGGAACATCGATCGCGCGTTCATCGCCCCCGCTCTTGCGGCGTCGGTGTCGATGGTCGTGCACTGCGCGCGTGATGCCGCGGGCGGTCGTCGTGTCACGGAGGTGATCGCTCCGACCGGCGAAGTCGTGGAGGGGCGGATCATCACGCGATCGCTCTTTCGGGCGGAGCCGGCGGTATGA